From the Leptolyngbya sp. O-77 genome, one window contains:
- a CDS encoding Spy/CpxP family protein refolding chaperone, translated as MKLNRKAFLWAGLMAGVMAIAPLAAIADPPGGMGGPRSGLMERLNLTDAQRQQLQAIRENSRRQIEAVLTAEQRQQMEARRAEMERRREEFASLTPQQRQQLRRERMEQHGPGGPGRGPRLAPFADLNLTDSQRQQIRTIMENARTQSEAVLTPEQRQQIENMRPNRGDRRGPGPMGRGMSRSGPSGQGQ; from the coding sequence ATGAAACTAAATCGAAAGGCATTTCTTTGGGCTGGTCTTATGGCTGGCGTGATGGCGATCGCACCTTTAGCGGCGATCGCCGATCCCCCCGGTGGCATGGGCGGGCCCCGTTCCGGCCTAATGGAACGGCTAAACTTGACCGATGCCCAGCGCCAGCAGTTGCAAGCCATTCGAGAAAACAGCCGCCGCCAGATTGAGGCCGTGTTGACGGCAGAACAGCGCCAGCAGATGGAAGCCCGCCGCGCCGAGATGGAGCGTCGCCGCGAAGAATTTGCCAGCCTCACCCCACAGCAGCGCCAGCAGCTTCGCCGCGAACGCATGGAACAGCACGGCCCGGGCGGCCCCGGACGAGGGCCTCGCCTAGCCCCCTTCGCCGATCTGAACCTGACCGACAGCCAGCGTCAGCAAATCCGCACCATTATGGAAAATGCCCGGACGCAGAGCGAGGCAGTCCTCACCCCGGAACAGCGCCAGCAGATTGAAAACATGCGCCCAAATCGGGGCGATCGCCGGGGGCCAGGCCCAATGGGTCGCGGGATGAGCCGTTCTGGCCCGTCTGGGCAGGGGCAATAG
- the hydA gene encoding dihydropyrimidinase, with the protein MSEVGSEVLIKGGRIVTAVDDYVADIWVKDGRIEAIARDLSIDSATVHDASGLIVFPGGIDVHTHMEFDLGAAQTVDTFETGTRSAAFGGTTTIVDFALQKQGDTPKQALDRRLAAAEPQCCVDYSFHIILTHVTPEALAELPDLVNHDGVSSFKMFMAYPGVLMVEDADIFRAMRKVGAHGGMINLHAENGSVIQALIQEALEQGNTSPKYHMLTRPSIMEGEATHRGIRIAELAEVPVYFVHLSAEEALSSVVEARDRGIPAYAETCPHYLFLDDSEYDRPGFEAAKYVMTPPLRSHTCQHALWRGLKTDDLQIVSTDHCPFCYNESPFGLRKSKQMGRDDFEKIPNGAPGVEFRLHLLYDGGVNAGRLSLNRFVQLTATAPAKMFGLFPRKGTIAVGSDADLVLFDPHQRHTLSASTQHSNADYSLYEGREVTGKVKKVFLRGELIVEGDRWLGRAGQGQFQRRSASGRV; encoded by the coding sequence ATGTCTGAGGTGGGGTCTGAGGTGCTGATCAAGGGCGGGCGGATTGTAACGGCGGTGGATGACTATGTGGCGGATATTTGGGTAAAAGATGGGCGAATTGAGGCGATCGCCCGCGACCTCTCCATCGACAGCGCCACCGTTCACGATGCCAGCGGTCTGATCGTGTTTCCCGGCGGCATCGATGTCCACACCCACATGGAATTTGACCTGGGCGCAGCGCAAACCGTAGACACCTTTGAAACTGGGACGCGCTCGGCGGCCTTTGGCGGCACTACAACAATTGTGGACTTTGCGCTCCAGAAACAGGGCGACACCCCCAAACAGGCGCTCGATCGCCGCCTCGCCGCCGCCGAACCGCAATGCTGCGTGGACTACAGCTTTCACATCATCCTTACCCACGTCACGCCAGAAGCCCTGGCGGAACTGCCCGACCTGGTAAACCACGACGGCGTATCCAGCTTCAAAATGTTCATGGCCTATCCAGGCGTGCTGATGGTGGAAGATGCAGACATCTTTCGCGCCATGCGAAAGGTCGGGGCCCACGGCGGCATGATCAACCTGCACGCCGAAAATGGCAGCGTGATTCAAGCGCTGATCCAGGAGGCGCTGGAGCAGGGCAACACCTCGCCTAAATACCACATGCTGACGCGCCCCAGCATCATGGAAGGCGAAGCCACCCATCGGGGCATCCGGATTGCGGAGCTGGCCGAAGTGCCTGTGTATTTTGTACACCTATCGGCAGAGGAGGCACTCAGCTCGGTGGTGGAGGCCCGCGATCGCGGCATTCCCGCCTACGCCGAGACCTGTCCCCACTACTTGTTTCTGGATGACTCGGAATACGATCGCCCTGGGTTTGAAGCCGCGAAATACGTAATGACCCCGCCGCTGCGATCGCACACCTGCCAGCACGCCCTCTGGCGCGGTCTGAAAACCGATGACCTGCAAATTGTTTCCACCGACCACTGCCCCTTCTGCTATAACGAGTCACCCTTTGGGCTACGCAAGTCCAAGCAAATGGGCCGCGACGACTTTGAGAAAATTCCCAATGGTGCGCCTGGTGTCGAATTTCGGCTGCACTTGCTTTACGATGGCGGCGTGAATGCAGGTCGCCTTTCGCTCAATCGCTTTGTGCAGTTGACTGCCACTGCCCCCGCGAAGATGTTTGGCCTGTTTCCCCGCAAGGGCACGATCGCCGTTGGCAGCGATGCCGATCTGGTTCTTTTTGACCCCCACCAGCGCCACACGCTCAGCGCCAGCACCCAGCATTCCAACGCCGACTATTCGCTCTATGAAGGGCGCGAGGTGACGGGCAAGGTGAAGAAGGTATTTTTGCGGGGTGAGCTGATTGTGGAGGGCGATCGCTGGCTCGGTCGCGCTGGACAAGGGCAATTCCAGCGGCGATCGGCCTCCGGCCGCGTATAA
- a CDS encoding RNA polymerase sigma factor SigF, translating to MTATQPSLRSHSMELLMAYQQNKSVSIRNQLVKLNAGLVRKIAHRVSHQCAEPYEDLEQIGYLGLIRAIERFNPSQGCAFSSFAVPYIRGEMLHFLRDRGSAVKVPRRWQDLQKEGQRVRAELVKDLGRQPMDQEIAEHMGISVHEWREIKMAVRNRLPLSLDATVQQVDSSITLGETLPDARYQALQRLEEDRQQLQRALSQLEDKTRAAIEFVFFSDLSRKEVAERIGVSPMTVTRRIQRGLEQMVSFLQMQTIQTGS from the coding sequence ATGACGGCTACTCAACCTTCTCTCCGTTCCCACAGCATGGAATTGCTGATGGCTTATCAGCAGAACAAGTCGGTGAGCATTCGCAATCAGCTTGTGAAGTTGAATGCTGGTCTAGTTCGCAAAATTGCCCACCGGGTCAGCCATCAGTGTGCAGAGCCTTATGAAGATCTAGAGCAGATTGGCTATCTGGGGCTGATTCGGGCGATCGAGCGGTTTAACCCCAGCCAGGGCTGTGCCTTCAGTTCCTTTGCGGTGCCCTACATTCGCGGTGAGATGCTGCACTTTTTGCGCGATCGCGGCAGTGCAGTGAAAGTTCCTCGCCGCTGGCAAGACCTGCAAAAAGAAGGTCAGCGCGTGCGAGCAGAATTGGTGAAAGATCTGGGCCGCCAGCCGATGGATCAGGAAATCGCGGAGCATATGGGCATCTCGGTTCACGAGTGGCGTGAAATCAAGATGGCGGTGCGTAATCGTCTGCCCCTGAGCCTGGATGCGACGGTTCAGCAGGTCGATTCCTCTATCACGCTGGGCGAAACACTGCCCGATGCTCGCTACCAGGCTCTCCAGCGCCTCGAAGAAGACCGTCAGCAGCTCCAGCGGGCGCTGAGCCAACTGGAAGACAAGACCCGTGCGGCGATCGAGTTTGTGTTTTTTAGCGACTTGTCGCGCAAAGAAGTCGCCGAGCGTATCGGCGTTAGCCCGATGACCGTGACGCGGCGCATCCAGCGCGGACTGGAGCAAATGGTGTCGTTCCTGCAAATGCAAACGATTCAGACTGGCTCCTAA
- a CDS encoding Bax inhibitor-1 family protein, giving the protein MSNTSNFRDAIRKAQTHALVGPNVIRNALPYVGGGLVLTALGTYGGLGVMQNSPALFMPTFIAALIAQLVLFFVARGVAEKGNNGVALPLLATYSLLTGYTLTGLIAIALGTSGVGVAGIGLAALGCGATFIVARQIGSNLSDQDGMALTRTVQLGMIALLVVLVGQLLLALFGVYTPTFLEIGISAFGVFLFAGAAVVDFYILPRTYRDDQYLPAALSMYLTYINLFVFILRLLIAFNRD; this is encoded by the coding sequence ATGAGCAACACCAGTAATTTTCGAGATGCCATTCGCAAGGCCCAGACTCACGCCTTGGTTGGCCCTAACGTGATTCGCAATGCCTTGCCCTACGTCGGAGGCGGGCTGGTGCTGACAGCCCTGGGAACCTACGGGGGGCTGGGCGTAATGCAAAACAGTCCCGCGCTGTTTATGCCGACTTTCATCGCAGCGCTGATTGCCCAGTTGGTTCTCTTCTTTGTGGCACGGGGTGTCGCAGAAAAAGGCAACAACGGTGTGGCGCTGCCCCTTTTGGCGACCTACAGCCTGCTGACGGGCTACACCCTGACGGGGCTGATTGCGATTGCCCTGGGAACCTCTGGGGTCGGTGTGGCAGGGATTGGGCTGGCCGCCCTGGGCTGTGGCGCGACGTTTATCGTGGCGCGGCAGATTGGGTCTAACCTGTCGGATCAGGACGGTATGGCGCTAACCAGAACCGTACAGCTTGGCATGATTGCTCTGCTAGTCGTCCTGGTCGGGCAATTGCTGCTGGCTCTGTTTGGAGTATATACGCCTACTTTTCTGGAAATTGGCATTTCTGCCTTTGGCGTGTTTTTGTTTGCAGGGGCGGCAGTGGTCGATTTCTACATTCTTCCTCGCACGTATCGCGATGACCAATATCTGCCTGCGGCGCTGTCGATGTATTTGACCTACATCAATTTGTTTGTCTTTATTTTGCGCCTGCTGATTGCGTTCAACCGGGATTAA
- a CDS encoding diacylglycerol/polyprenol kinase family protein, with product MNAWLNIPLILLILSGLMLALRRWQQTARPNPELVRKLLHIPMGMVTLTFPWLFESVWQVAVLGGLAIAWLMTLRLYRPLAQGLGSVLGGVGRRSLGEVYFPLSVVILFALTPGQPLLYVIPILILALADAAAALVGTRYGQMRYVATEGYKSTEGSLSFFMATFFSVHVPLLLFSEAGRPESLLIATILGLLVMLIEAIAWQGLDNLFIPLGSFLLLQTHLAMDTPALVTRLVVLGALIGFLWLWRSHTTLNDGALLGAALVGYFCWSVGGWPWLLAPLTLVLCYPLLIYRPTPQQPLSPAEKAVMVWQPTEADSNAWTRIHNVYAVLSVAAAGLLWLFLAQTFDRPQLIYPYTLAFAVNLAVICVASLSPVRYWSRRHQWQVMRHVVLSWLLLFGPLLILQGASTSAIAAVLVGLVGTALGAIAFYRIQPLLQQHCAESMRWVYRALFTTLVSCLGLGAIALGAGG from the coding sequence ATGAACGCCTGGCTAAACATTCCCCTGATCTTACTCATCCTTAGTGGGCTGATGCTGGCGCTGCGACGCTGGCAGCAGACGGCGCGACCCAATCCAGAACTGGTGCGGAAGCTCTTGCACATTCCAATGGGAATGGTGACGCTGACGTTTCCCTGGCTCTTTGAGTCGGTTTGGCAGGTGGCGGTGTTGGGCGGACTGGCGATCGCCTGGCTGATGACCCTGCGGCTCTATCGACCGCTGGCGCAAGGGTTGGGGTCGGTGCTGGGGGGCGTGGGGCGGCGATCGCTCGGCGAGGTCTATTTTCCGCTGTCGGTGGTGATCTTGTTTGCCCTCACGCCGGGCCAGCCGTTGCTTTACGTTATTCCAATTTTGATCCTGGCGCTGGCCGATGCGGCGGCGGCGCTGGTGGGGACGCGCTATGGACAGATGCGCTACGTCGCCACCGAGGGCTACAAAAGCACCGAAGGATCGCTCAGCTTCTTCATGGCGACGTTTTTTAGCGTGCATGTGCCGCTGCTGCTATTTAGCGAGGCGGGGCGACCCGAATCGCTGCTGATTGCCACAATCTTGGGGCTACTGGTGATGCTGATCGAGGCGATCGCCTGGCAGGGACTCGACAATCTGTTCATTCCGCTGGGCAGCTTTTTGCTGTTGCAAACCCACCTGGCAATGGATACGCCCGCCCTAGTGACGCGGCTGGTTGTGCTGGGCGCACTGATCGGGTTTCTCTGGCTGTGGCGCAGTCACACAACACTCAACGATGGGGCGCTGCTGGGGGCGGCGCTGGTGGGCTATTTTTGCTGGTCGGTTGGCGGCTGGCCGTGGCTGCTGGCTCCGCTGACGCTGGTGTTGTGTTATCCCCTGTTGATCTACCGTCCTACCCCACAGCAGCCCCTCAGCCCCGCCGAAAAAGCCGTTATGGTCTGGCAGCCCACAGAAGCCGACTCAAACGCCTGGACGCGCATTCACAATGTCTATGCCGTACTGAGTGTGGCGGCGGCGGGGCTGCTGTGGCTGTTTCTGGCGCAAACGTTTGACCGGCCACAGTTGATTTATCCCTACACCCTCGCGTTTGCGGTGAATCTGGCGGTGATTTGTGTGGCGAGTCTGTCACCTGTCCGCTATTGGAGCCGTCGCCATCAGTGGCAGGTCATGCGACACGTTGTGCTGAGCTGGCTGCTGCTGTTTGGGCCGCTGTTGATCCTTCAGGGGGCTTCCACTAGCGCGATCGCCGCTGTGTTGGTGGGTCTGGTGGGCACTGCTCTAGGGGCGATCGCCTTTTATCGCATCCAGCCGCTTTTGCAGCAGCACTGTGCAGAGTCCATGCGCTGGGTCTATCGGGCGCTGTTCACAACGCTGGTATCGTGTTTGGGACTGGGGGCGATCGCCCTTGGCGCGGGCGGGTAG
- a CDS encoding sensor histidine kinase, translated as MDIAQTPVALPSPALARNHVNSTSLRSVERQGGDELTPAQVLAALEKENRILRKKLERSERDRQILETNVDRSERLMRNVITELEASRAALARRGEELEQTLSQLQQAQVQLIEAEKMSALGTLVAGIAHEINNPVGFVHGNVNYMQTYVRELLRIITAYQDAYPIPTPSIQALLEEVDLEFLREDVTKVLQSMQIGTKRISDIVRSLRTFSRLDEADFKDADLHEGLESTLMILQHRLKACGNLPEVKIIKDFEPLPLVECYPGKLNQVFMNLLANAIDAVQERYRKTEGTKPTPQITLKTRQIGDSVAIHVIDNGIGIAEGDRSRLFNPFFTTKPVGHGVGLGLSISYQIVTDQHHGQLVCRSKLNEGTEFIIQIPRRQSHPVATNLPRR; from the coding sequence ATGGATATTGCCCAAACGCCCGTTGCTCTTCCCTCTCCTGCTCTGGCTCGGAATCACGTTAACTCTACATCCTTGCGGTCTGTCGAACGCCAAGGGGGAGATGAACTCACGCCTGCACAAGTGCTGGCAGCGTTGGAGAAAGAAAACCGGATTCTCCGTAAAAAGCTGGAACGCTCAGAGCGCGATCGCCAGATTCTGGAAACCAACGTAGATCGCTCTGAAAGACTCATGCGGAACGTGATTACAGAGCTAGAGGCATCGAGGGCCGCGCTGGCGCGGCGCGGGGAAGAACTAGAGCAAACCCTTTCACAGTTGCAGCAGGCGCAAGTTCAGTTGATTGAAGCTGAAAAAATGTCGGCGCTGGGAACGTTAGTTGCAGGGATCGCTCACGAGATTAACAATCCTGTGGGTTTTGTGCATGGCAACGTGAACTACATGCAAACCTACGTCCGGGAACTCCTGCGGATTATCACTGCTTATCAAGACGCTTATCCAATTCCAACCCCCAGCATCCAGGCGTTGCTCGAAGAGGTGGATCTGGAGTTTTTGCGAGAGGATGTAACCAAGGTGCTGCAATCGATGCAGATAGGCACCAAGCGGATCAGCGATATCGTGCGATCGCTCCGCACGTTTTCGCGCCTCGACGAAGCCGACTTTAAAGACGCAGACCTGCATGAGGGCTTAGAAAGCACCCTGATGATTCTGCAACATCGGCTCAAGGCCTGCGGCAACCTGCCCGAAGTCAAAATCATCAAAGATTTTGAGCCGTTGCCATTGGTTGAATGTTATCCGGGTAAGTTAAATCAAGTGTTTATGAACCTGCTGGCTAACGCCATTGATGCGGTGCAGGAACGATATCGCAAAACCGAAGGAACCAAGCCAACGCCACAAATCACGCTGAAAACCCGCCAAATCGGCGACTCCGTGGCGATTCATGTGATTGACAATGGAATTGGTATTGCAGAGGGCGATCGCTCTCGTTTATTCAACCCATTCTTCACAACCAAGCCTGTTGGTCACGGCGTGGGGTTGGGGCTGTCGATTAGCTACCAGATTGTCACCGACCAGCATCATGGTCAGCTTGTGTGTCGTTCTAAGCTGAATGAAGGCACAGAGTTCATAATCCAAATTCCTCGCCGCCAGAGCCATCCAGTCGCCACAAACCTGCCCAGACGGTAA
- a CDS encoding FIST signal transduction protein yields MLTVAIGHSDDPDAYAAAKDVIEQCQTKLQGRSPQVGILFAALDFDHGLVLETLRASFPEMVVVGCTTDGELSSELAFQQDSVVLMAIASDTLSIGAGVGYGLSRDPDAAIQRAIAQARESLNLPPDAVPSLCLTFPESLTYDSPLVVAHLQKALGDSVPLFGGFAGDQSQFQKTYQFYGSEVLTDAIPLLLFFGDLKLGHGVAHGWMPVGAKGNITRTDGHLLQEIDHRPALEFYQRYMNDLLPSTEFPLAVWEEGVEGYYLRASIGFDPETGSIRSIPIWPKNAQVQIAKSSRDEILEGARASMQAALDSYPGQHVEAVLLFSCCVRHTLLGLRTQQEYKLVQEALPQMPATAGFYTYGEIAPVTPNTPSRAHHSTFVTLLLGTA; encoded by the coding sequence GTGTTAACGGTTGCCATCGGCCATAGCGACGATCCGGATGCGTATGCGGCTGCAAAGGACGTGATTGAGCAGTGTCAGACAAAGCTTCAGGGGCGATCGCCCCAGGTTGGCATCCTGTTTGCAGCACTCGATTTTGACCACGGTCTGGTTCTCGAAACCCTGAGAGCGTCATTTCCAGAGATGGTCGTCGTCGGCTGCACCACTGATGGTGAACTGTCGTCTGAGTTGGCATTTCAGCAAGACTCAGTGGTGCTAATGGCGATCGCCTCAGATACGCTCTCCATTGGTGCAGGCGTAGGCTATGGACTCTCGCGTGATCCGGATGCGGCGATTCAACGGGCGATCGCTCAGGCTCGCGAAAGCCTCAACCTGCCTCCCGATGCGGTTCCATCCCTCTGCCTTACGTTTCCCGAAAGCCTGACCTACGATAGCCCTCTGGTCGTTGCTCATTTACAAAAAGCCCTGGGTGACTCGGTTCCGCTCTTCGGCGGCTTCGCGGGCGACCAAAGCCAGTTCCAAAAAACCTATCAGTTCTATGGCTCCGAAGTGCTGACGGATGCAATTCCGCTGCTGCTATTTTTTGGAGACCTGAAGCTGGGTCATGGCGTGGCCCACGGCTGGATGCCCGTCGGCGCAAAAGGCAACATCACCCGCACCGATGGGCATCTTCTCCAGGAAATTGACCACCGGCCAGCGCTGGAGTTCTATCAGCGCTACATGAACGATTTGCTGCCCTCGACCGAGTTTCCGCTGGCCGTTTGGGAAGAGGGGGTTGAAGGTTATTATCTCCGGGCTTCCATTGGGTTTGATCCAGAAACGGGCAGCATCCGGTCTATTCCTATTTGGCCCAAAAACGCTCAGGTGCAAATTGCCAAAAGCAGCCGGGACGAGATTCTCGAAGGCGCACGCGCTTCGATGCAGGCCGCCCTAGATAGCTATCCGGGACAGCACGTGGAAGCCGTACTCCTCTTTTCCTGCTGTGTACGTCATACGCTCTTAGGCTTGCGGACTCAGCAAGAATACAAGCTGGTGCAAGAAGCGCTGCCGCAAATGCCTGCTACTGCCGGGTTCTATACCTACGGCGAAATCGCCCCCGTAACTCCAAATACCCCTTCTCGAGCGCATCATTCCACGTTTGTCACCCTGCTGCTAGGAACCGCTTAG
- a CDS encoding CHAT domain-containing tetratricopeptide repeat protein produces MTLKQHNRMAALLLAWLLGGQMPRLAFAAVPATTERSPGQITAPRVTRSPAAPTLADAERLYEEVNQLYAQGRYEAALDRAKQALRVLEQVLPSTNPNIPHGFNQVAVLLSLLDRHEEAESYHTMARLLTRGGKGTPIAPAALAQLAQTFPQNVVGQLDVRSLQANRHDYLEVFEPVLSSVALSQLPQMPLTGGYFNLHQFDGVAGQTVNLAVTSEDLDDLIIFVFSRQQGFIAAASGRATQISLSLEDAGPYQVTVGSRTAGRTGRYRVWWGNASGTATNALTYRGEHNRVPRGGEYSLDSLYTLAAPNLEEHIARLRAEKGDRHPEVVEPLISLATTYVLVERWADAGSAYAEALEILRAQRDPNPQHLAQALDGIASMAYQQGDLERAAALYQEALSLERARLGRTALLNGEEGFVAQRAIAARLLFLVQIYQAQQRYDEAEPLLIEMIDLARRFNQPSERAIFLEAASTIYRTQGRNAEADALALEAFAGQPTAPIESSPRDPHQLNGRALTHHSQGRYDEAERLYRQALDAAETLYSGDLQAFRASIASIFYNLAGLYQAQGKIPAALEVLQAGIALEQQEFDRRLATLNETARQRYTASVANTLNHAISLHLKTAPNDLAAAQLAATTLLRRKGRVLEAGITTLTLLEQNPNPEDQRLLSELDRRRQQVAEIIFAEQGASPQAQVQLRTLRSQIDEIEAVLARRSAALAGDAPLVNLADIQARLPADGALVEYVRYRPFDPRNPLGQKPASTLSDWSDRGFGDPRYAAYVLLPSGDVRWADLGEAAAIDGQIQRFLEFLRCGERRATPCYEPEQLKPVAQTLYQLIFAPVQAHLGNASHVLISPDSQLNLVPFAALVDGQNRYLIETYTLTYLTSGRDLLRQPHAAPPQQPPVVLANPDFDTADAQGVIQVASASRGGARSPDMGSLRFGPLEGSALEVAAIRPWLGEKAVVLTEAKATENALKQVQGPSILHLATHGFFLQDVAVPPPETAVRTPAQPANRVENPLLRSGLALAGFNQRESDGEDGVLTALEVASLNLRGTRLVVLSACETGLGDVADGEGVYGLRRAFVLAGAESLLMSLWQVGDRRTADLMQQYYERLAQGTGRSEALRQIQLAALENPAHRHPYHWAAFFLSGQWTATEPL; encoded by the coding sequence ATGACGCTAAAACAGCACAACCGCATGGCAGCCCTGCTGCTGGCATGGCTCTTGGGCGGACAAATGCCAAGACTCGCGTTTGCTGCCGTGCCTGCAACCACAGAGCGATCGCCCGGACAGATTACCGCTCCCCGCGTGACCCGATCGCCAGCAGCGCCGACGCTGGCAGATGCCGAACGGCTGTATGAGGAGGTAAATCAACTGTATGCCCAGGGGCGCTATGAAGCAGCGCTAGACCGAGCAAAACAGGCGCTTCGAGTGTTGGAACAGGTGTTGCCATCGACTAATCCCAATATTCCCCACGGATTTAACCAGGTGGCGGTGCTGCTGAGTTTGCTAGATCGCCATGAAGAAGCCGAAAGCTATCACACGATGGCTCGCTTGCTGACTCGCGGAGGAAAAGGCACACCGATTGCGCCCGCGGCTCTTGCTCAACTAGCCCAGACCTTCCCCCAGAATGTGGTTGGGCAACTGGATGTCCGCAGCTTGCAGGCAAATCGTCACGATTATCTAGAAGTCTTTGAGCCTGTGCTGTCCAGCGTAGCGCTTTCCCAATTGCCCCAGATGCCGCTGACGGGGGGCTATTTCAACCTCCACCAGTTTGATGGCGTGGCAGGGCAGACGGTCAACCTGGCGGTCACAAGCGAGGATCTCGATGATTTAATCATTTTTGTATTTAGCCGCCAGCAGGGGTTTATCGCCGCCGCCAGCGGTCGAGCAACTCAGATTTCCCTATCGCTCGAAGACGCGGGCCCTTATCAGGTGACGGTGGGGTCTCGGACAGCGGGCCGCACGGGGCGCTATCGCGTGTGGTGGGGCAACGCCAGCGGCACGGCTACAAACGCCCTCACCTATCGGGGAGAACACAATCGGGTGCCCAGGGGCGGGGAATATTCCCTGGATAGCCTGTATACCCTGGCAGCCCCAAACCTGGAAGAGCATATTGCGCGGTTGCGGGCTGAGAAGGGCGATCGCCATCCTGAGGTGGTTGAACCGCTCATCTCCCTAGCGACAACTTACGTCCTGGTAGAGCGTTGGGCCGATGCGGGCAGCGCCTATGCAGAAGCTCTGGAGATTCTGCGGGCCCAGCGTGACCCCAATCCTCAGCACCTAGCCCAAGCGCTCGACGGCATCGCTTCGATGGCCTACCAGCAGGGAGATTTGGAACGAGCCGCAGCCCTGTATCAAGAGGCGCTTTCCTTAGAACGGGCCAGGCTGGGGCGGACTGCACTGCTGAATGGGGAGGAAGGCTTTGTAGCGCAGCGGGCGATCGCCGCCAGATTGCTGTTCCTGGTTCAGATTTACCAGGCTCAACAGCGCTACGACGAAGCAGAACCGCTGCTCATCGAGATGATTGACCTCGCCAGGCGCTTCAACCAGCCGTCAGAACGGGCCATTTTCCTAGAGGCAGCGTCCACCATCTATCGCACCCAAGGCCGCAATGCCGAGGCAGACGCTTTAGCTTTAGAAGCATTTGCAGGTCAGCCGACCGCGCCCATAGAGAGTTCTCCCCGCGATCCACACCAGCTCAATGGTCGAGCGCTGACACACCATAGCCAGGGACGCTACGACGAGGCCGAACGCCTCTACCGTCAGGCCCTGGACGCAGCAGAGACTTTGTATAGCGGCGATCTGCAAGCCTTCCGAGCGTCCATTGCGTCCATTTTTTACAACCTTGCGGGTCTATATCAGGCCCAGGGAAAAATCCCGGCTGCGCTGGAGGTTTTGCAAGCAGGCATCGCCCTAGAGCAGCAAGAGTTTGATCGCCGCCTGGCCACACTGAATGAAACAGCACGACAGCGCTATACCGCCTCGGTGGCCAACACGCTGAACCACGCGATTTCGCTGCATCTAAAAACCGCGCCAAACGACCTGGCTGCGGCTCAGCTGGCGGCGACAACGCTGCTCCGCCGCAAGGGACGGGTGCTGGAGGCAGGCATCACTACCCTGACGCTGCTGGAGCAAAACCCCAACCCGGAAGATCAGCGGCTATTGTCCGAACTGGATCGGCGGCGGCAGCAAGTTGCAGAAATTATCTTTGCAGAACAGGGGGCTTCTCCCCAAGCGCAGGTTCAACTGAGGACGCTGCGGAGCCAAATCGATGAGATCGAAGCCGTGCTAGCCCGTCGCAGCGCGGCCTTGGCTGGGGATGCGCCGCTGGTGAACCTGGCAGACATTCAGGCCCGCCTGCCGGCCGATGGCGCGTTGGTGGAGTATGTGCGCTACCGCCCCTTTGACCCCCGTAATCCCCTGGGGCAAAAGCCAGCTAGCACCCTAAGTGACTGGAGTGACAGAGGATTTGGCGACCCCCGCTATGCGGCCTATGTGCTGCTGCCGTCTGGGGACGTGCGCTGGGCCGATCTGGGAGAGGCAGCCGCCATTGATGGACAAATTCAGAGATTCCTGGAATTTTTGCGCTGCGGAGAGCGACGGGCCACGCCCTGCTATGAACCTGAACAGTTGAAACCTGTTGCCCAGACGCTTTATCAACTGATTTTTGCACCTGTTCAGGCCCACTTGGGGAACGCCAGCCATGTGCTGATTTCTCCCGATAGCCAGCTTAATCTGGTGCCCTTTGCGGCGCTGGTGGACGGGCAAAATCGCTACCTGATTGAAACCTACACCCTGACCTATCTCACCAGTGGGCGCGATTTGCTGCGGCAACCGCACGCGGCTCCCCCGCAGCAGCCCCCGGTGGTGTTGGCGAATCCAGACTTCGACACTGCCGATGCCCAGGGCGTGATTCAGGTGGCCTCCGCCAGTCGCGGAGGAGCGCGATCGCCCGATATGGGCAGTCTGCGATTTGGGCCTCTGGAGGGCAGCGCCCTGGAAGTGGCAGCCATTCGTCCCTGGCTGGGGGAAAAAGCGGTGGTGCTGACCGAGGCCAAAGCTACAGAAAATGCCCTCAAGCAGGTGCAGGGGCCGAGCATTTTGCACCTGGCTACCCACGGATTCTTTTTGCAGGATGTCGCGGTTCCCCCACCAGAGACAGCCGTTAGAACACCAGCCCAGCCCGCCAATCGGGTCGAAAATCCGCTGCTGCGGTCGGGGCTGGCCCTGGCCGGCTTTAACCAGCGGGAGAGCGATGGCGAAGATGGCGTACTCACGGCCCTGGAGGTGGCCAGTCTGAACCTGCGGGGGACGCGCCTGGTGGTGCTGAGCGCCTGCGAAACCGGCCTGGGGGATGTGGCCGATGGCGAAGGGGTTTACGGGTTGCGACGGGCTTTTGTGTTGGCAGGGGCCGAAAGCCTGCTGATGAGCCTGTGGCAGGTGGGCGATCGCCGCACCGCTGACCTCATGCAGCAATATTACGAACGCCTGGCCCAAGGAACCGGGCGCAGCGAGGCCCTGCGTCAGATACAACTTGCCGCTCTAGAAAATCCAGCCCATCGCCATCCCTACCACTGGGCTGCTTTTTTCCTTTCGGGTCAGTGGACTGCAACGGAGCCACTCTAA